The Delphinus delphis chromosome 7, mDelDel1.2, whole genome shotgun sequence genome includes a window with the following:
- the LOC132428030 gene encoding gamma-crystallin F-like — translation MGKITFYEDRGFQGRHYECSSDHANLQPCFGRCNSIRVDSGCWMLYEQPDYSGCQYFLRRGDYPDYQQWMGLNDSVRSCRLIPHTSSHRLRMYEREDYRGQMAELTEDCSSLRDRFHFNEIRSLHVLEGWWVLYEMPNYRGRQYLVRPGDYRHYHDWGALDARVGSLRRAVDFY, via the exons ATGGGGAAG aTCACCTTCTACGAGGACCGGGGCTTCCAGGGCCGCCACTACGAGTGCAGCAGCGACCACGCCAACCTGCAGCCCTGCTTCGGCCGCTGCAACTCCATCCGGGTGGACAGCGGCTGTTGGATGCTCTACGAGCAGCCCGACTACTCGGGCTGCCAGTACTTCCTGCGGCGCGGCGACTACCCTGACTACCAGCAGTGGATGGGCCTCAACGACTCCGTCCGCTCCTGCCGCCTCATCCCCCAC ACCAGCTCCCACCGGCTGAGGATGTACGAGCGAGAGGACTACCGAGGCCAGATGGCGGAGCTCACGGAAGACTGCTCCTCGCTCCGCGACCGCTTCCACTTCAATGAGATCCGCTCCCTTCACGTGCTGGAGGGCTGGTGGGTCCTCTATGAGATGCCCAACTACCGCGGGCGGCAGTACCTAGTGAGGCCGGGGGACTACAGGCACTACCACGACTGGGGGGCCCTGGATGCCAGAGTGGGCTCCCTGAGGAGGGCCGTGGATTTCTACTGA